The sequence below is a genomic window from Geothermobacter hydrogeniphilus.
TCTGTCGACCTGCCCGACCAACTGGGGGATGGACCCGCGACGGGCCAACGCCCGGGTCGCCGAGGAAATGATCCCCTGCTTCCCGCTCGGGATTTTCAAGGATACCCAGAGCCAGGAGGGCAACCAATGACTTACGATGTTTTCATGGCCGGCTTCGGCGGCCAGGGGGTGCTGATGATGGGCGACCTGCTGGCACGGGCGGCTATCTTCGAAGGAAAGAATGTCTCCTACTATCCTTCCTACGGGGTGGAGAAACGGGGCGGAGCGGCGACCTGCACGATCGTGATTTCTGACCAGGAGGTCGGCTCGCCGGTGATCGGCCGACCGGGCGCGGCGATCATCCTCAACCAGCTTTCCTGCGACAAGTACCTGGAGAAGGTCCGCCCCGGCGGATTCTGCCTGCTCAACAGTTCCCTGATCGATCTGCCCGCCAATCCACGCGATGATATCAACCTGGTTTCGGCCCCGCTGACCGAAATCGCCCGGGAAACCGGCGGCGACCGCCTGCTCAACATGGTCTCCCTCGGCGCCTACGTCACCGCCACCGGCGCGGTCGACGCCGCCAGCCTGGAGAAGGCCCTGGAACAGGCCCTGCCGGAGCGCAATCACCGCTTCATTCCGATGAACATCGAGGCGATCAAGCGTGGTGCGGCGCTGGTAAAACAATAAGAAAATCTTTGGGGCCACCAAGACACCAAGGGCACCAAGAAAGGCAAAATCGTTCTCGCGCCCGTTCGCTGGCGCTCACTTGAGACGCAGAGACGCCAAGGCTGGAGAAATTCATAACTGAAAAAATAACGGCCATCTCCAGGTTCAAGGAGATGGCCGTTTCTCTATTTTGGCAGACAGGTTCAGGGCGGTTGAGACGTGCCCGTATGCAAGGCGCGCGAAGACTGAAACCGCAGGTGTAGCGGCAGCTACATCGAGGATTGAAGGCTGAGCGAACGCAGCAGACGGGCGTGTATCGGCCGCCCTCACACCCGTTGAAGGCGGTCGAGATTCGTGCAGATGCAAGGCGTCTCACGCACTGAGGAATGAGGCGTAGCGACAGCTACGTCGGAATGACGAAGCGCGGGAGCAACGCAGCAGATGTGCGGATATCGGCCGACCTCGCCATCAGCCGCCCTGCTCCCTCGTCTTGTGGAAGACGATCTCCGGCCATTGCTCCTGCACATACCCCAGCCGCCACTCGCTCGAGGCCAGGTAGGCTAGGTTGCCCTCGGCGTCAAGGGCGAGGTTGGCCTGGTTCTTCTTCTGGAATTCCTCCAGTTTCTTCGCGTCCTCGCAGTCGATCCAGCGGGCGGTGGCGAAGTCGATCCCCTCGTAGACGGCGTCGACCCCGTACTCGTTCTTCAGTCGTTCCATGGTGACGTCGAACTGCAGCACCCCGACCGCGCCGAGAATCCAGTCGGCACCGAGCAGCGGCCGGAAGACCTGCACCGCCCCCTCCTCGGCGAGCTGGGTCAGCCCCTTGTCGAGCTGCTTGACCTTGAGGGGGTTCTTCAGCCGCACCCGGCGGAAATGCTCCGGGGCGAAGCTGGGAATGCCGGTGAACTTGAGCGGCTCCTTGCTGCTGAACGTGTCGCCGACCTTGATGGTGCCGTGGTTGTGCAGGCCGATGATATCGCCCGGATAAGCCTCCTCGATGTGGGCACGGTCCTGGGCCATGAAGATGATGGCGTTGTTCAGCGCCACTTCCTTGCCGATGCGGTGGTGACGGACCTTCATCCCCCGCTCGAACTTGCCGGAGCAGATGCGCAGAAAGGCAATCCGGTCGCGGTGCGCCGGGTCCATGTTCGCCTGGATCTTGAAGACGAAGCCGGAGAACTGCTCCTCGTCCGGGCGCACCTCGCGGGTCTCGGTCATCCGCGGCCCCGGCGCCGGGGCCAGTTCGACAAAGGCGTCGAGCAGTTCCCGCACCCCGAAGTTGTTGACCGCGCTGCCGAAAAAGACCGGGGTCTGGCTGGCCTTGAGAAAATCCTCGAGGTCGAAGGGGTTGGCCGCCCCCTCGAGCAGCTCGACATCCCCGCGCAACTCAATGGCCTGGTCGCCGAGCAGCTCGTCGAGCCGGGCATCGGCCAGATCCTCGATGGTGATCAGCTCCTGATTGCGGGTCTCGGCGCCGGGGGTGAACAGGTTGAGCTGCTTGCGGTAGAGGCTGTAGACCCCCTTGAAGCGCTTGCCCATACCGATCGGCCAGGCCAGCGGCGCGCATTCGATCTGCAGTTTCTCCTCGATGTCGGCCAGCAGGTCAAGGGGATCCATCCCCTCGCGGTCAAGCTTGTTGATGAAGGTGATTACCGGGGTGTTGCGCATCCGGCAGATCTCCATCAGCTTCTCGGTCTGCGCCTCAACCCCCTTGGCCGAGTCGATCACCATCAGCGCCGCATCGACGGCGGTCAGCACCCGGTAGGTATCCTCGGAAAAGTCCTGGTGGCCCGGGGTGTCGAGCAGGTTGATCTCGAAGTCGCGGTGATTGAACTTCATCACCGAGGTGGTCACCGAAATACCGCGCTCCTGCTCCATCTTCATCCAGTCGCTGGTGGCGTGGCGGGCGGCCTTGCGCGCCTTGACCGCACCGGCGAGATTGATGGCGCCGCCGAACAGCAGCAGTTTCTCGGTCAGGGTGGTCTTGCCGGCATCCGGGTGGCTGATGATGCCGAAGGTCCGCCGCCGGGCGATTTCTTCCTGGAGTCGTTTGCTCACGAGTCAATCCTTGGGTTCAACTGCCGGAGCGGCCGCGCCGCGCCGAATGACAAAAAAAACCGGGCCGAAAACGGCCCGAGGAAAGCTGGATTCTAGCCCGGAACGGGGACCAGGGTCAATCCCCGCCCCTCTCCGTGGGCACAACCGGCAGGGTGAAAGAGACCCGGGTGCCGACCCCCTCTTCGCTTTCGAGCCAGATATGGCCGCCATGGGCATCGACGATGATCTTCGCCACACTCATCCCGAGGCCGGTTCCGGCAACCGCGGTGGTCGAGGTATCGGCACGGTAAAACCGTTCGAAAACATGGATCGCCTGTTCTTCACTCATGCCGATGCCCTGGTCGCTGACGGTCACCTGCAGGTTATCGTCGACCAGCCGGGCGATGATGGTGATTTCACCACCGTCGGGCGAATACTTGACCGCGTTGCCGAGCAGGTTGGCCATCAGCTGCTCGAACCTGAGCCGGTCGGCATGAAGTTCAATGTCGTCCGGTACGACATCCAGCCGCAGCTTATGACTGCCGGAGAGTCGGGTTGTCCGGCGAACCTGGTCAAGGGCGGCGGACAGGGCGAATGTTTCTTTTTTCAGCGACAGCATCTGCCCGGCCTCGATACGGCTGACGTCGAGCAGATCATCGACCATCCGCGCCAGGGCCTGGGCCTTGTCGTAGATATAGTTGACGAATTCCCGACGCTGTTCCGGCTGAAATTCCTCCAGCGGATGCGTGACCAGCAGTTCGGTGTAACCCATGATGGTGGTGATGGGCGTATGCAGTTCATGGGCGGCCATGGCCAGAAATTCACTTTTCATCCGGTCGAGAGCGCGCTCACGGGAGACATCCTGCATCAGCACGATCTGCCCGCTGATCTCACCGGCCTGGCTCAACAGCGGGGAACAGCGGCCCTGGTAGACACGTTCCGGCCGGTCAGGGTTGCCGGTCTCCCTGCTGAAGTCGAAATGCCCCGGTTGATCCGGATCCGCCAGAGCCTCCTGGAACAATTGTTCAAGCCCCGACCCCGCCAGGGCTTCTGCGAGCGGACGCTCGGCAACAGCGGAAAAAGAGATGCCCAGAGCAGTTTCCGCGGCCGCGTTCATCAGCACCACCCGTTGCTGCTGATCGACAACCAGCAGCCCGTCGGCAACCGAATTGAGGATGCCGTTGATCTTCTCCCGGCCGGCTTCGGTCTCGGCCAGCGCGGCCTTGAGGGCGGCCTGGGCGAGGGTCCGTTCGGCGATCTCGGCGGTCAGCTGCTGGTTGGCCA
It includes:
- a CDS encoding 2-oxoacid:acceptor oxidoreductase family protein; protein product: MTYDVFMAGFGGQGVLMMGDLLARAAIFEGKNVSYYPSYGVEKRGGAATCTIVISDQEVGSPVIGRPGAAIILNQLSCDKYLEKVRPGGFCLLNSSLIDLPANPRDDINLVSAPLTEIARETGGDRLLNMVSLGAYVTATGAVDAASLEKALEQALPERNHRFIPMNIEAIKRGAALVKQ
- a CDS encoding peptide chain release factor 3: MSKRLQEEIARRRTFGIISHPDAGKTTLTEKLLLFGGAINLAGAVKARKAARHATSDWMKMEQERGISVTTSVMKFNHRDFEINLLDTPGHQDFSEDTYRVLTAVDAALMVIDSAKGVEAQTEKLMEICRMRNTPVITFINKLDREGMDPLDLLADIEEKLQIECAPLAWPIGMGKRFKGVYSLYRKQLNLFTPGAETRNQELITIEDLADARLDELLGDQAIELRGDVELLEGAANPFDLEDFLKASQTPVFFGSAVNNFGVRELLDAFVELAPAPGPRMTETREVRPDEEQFSGFVFKIQANMDPAHRDRIAFLRICSGKFERGMKVRHHRIGKEVALNNAIIFMAQDRAHIEEAYPGDIIGLHNHGTIKVGDTFSSKEPLKFTGIPSFAPEHFRRVRLKNPLKVKQLDKGLTQLAEEGAVQVFRPLLGADWILGAVGVLQFDVTMERLKNEYGVDAVYEGIDFATARWIDCEDAKKLEEFQKKNQANLALDAEGNLAYLASSEWRLGYVQEQWPEIVFHKTREQGG
- a CDS encoding sensor histidine kinase; the encoded protein is MLRITFLRNMLLLSLVLVTVLPLYDLFYIYPTYRNLLTQETEDDAVRFVNYLVRTLKLEDLSLNREQIAPTFTREARLLMQDSLLVKLRVFSPRGEIIFSTVPGEIGTINSSPYFHQIVARGRVYSKVVSRDRETAEGKHLPVDVVETYVPVMNSRGFGGALEVYYNVTRNQQRIDQLTRRSTLLLLGLCGGMLLVVLLLLYKAKKFWLQREQAEIDLQSNNEALEERIQKRTGQLLLANQQLTAEIAERTLAQAALKAALAETEAGREKINGILNSVADGLLVVDQQQRVVLMNAAAETALGISFSAVAERPLAEALAGSGLEQLFQEALADPDQPGHFDFSRETGNPDRPERVYQGRCSPLLSQAGEISGQIVLMQDVSRERALDRMKSEFLAMAAHELHTPITTIMGYTELLVTHPLEEFQPEQRREFVNYIYDKAQALARMVDDLLDVSRIEAGQMLSLKKETFALSAALDQVRRTTRLSGSHKLRLDVVPDDIELHADRLRFEQLMANLLGNAVKYSPDGGEITIIARLVDDNLQVTVSDQGIGMSEEQAIHVFERFYRADTSTTAVAGTGLGMSVAKIIVDAHGGHIWLESEEGVGTRVSFTLPVVPTERGGD